From a single Anaerolineaceae bacterium oral taxon 439 genomic region:
- a CDS encoding beta-methylgalactoside transporter, whose translation MEKTKAFILNYALYIILGVLIVIVIIIEPSFLNARNFLKILEQASTRGILALGVAGLIVLAGTDLSAGRILGTCAAISASMLQSVTYGSRMYPQFESIQTLWVPFLIAFLVGIAAAILIQYLLKSPLGFLLPIIAVTVLGIYYLTQRQIVPVWLPLIFSIMIGTVFGLINGFGVAKLHLHAFIITLGTQLIAYGTTCIYIDSQKGGAQPLSSLDSQYSRIVTGKIQLGNTLYIPYLVIYFAIAAFVLHIIWTRTTIGKNMFAIGGNTEAAEVSGVNISRSILYVYLISGVLYGIASYLEAARVGSVTTQTGLNYELDAISGCVIGGVSFTGGVGTIPGVVIGVIILQVINYALYYLGVNAYLQYIIKGLIIILAVSIDVRKYLKKK comes from the coding sequence ATGGAAAAAACCAAAGCTTTTATACTTAATTACGCCTTGTATATCATCCTGGGCGTCCTCATCGTCATCGTTATTATCATTGAGCCATCATTCCTGAACGCGCGGAACTTCCTGAAAATCCTGGAACAGGCGTCCACCCGCGGGATTCTCGCCCTGGGCGTCGCCGGGCTGATCGTTCTCGCCGGGACCGACCTCTCCGCGGGGCGTATCCTCGGGACCTGCGCCGCGATCTCCGCGTCCATGCTGCAATCCGTCACCTATGGCTCGCGCATGTACCCGCAGTTCGAATCGATCCAGACGCTCTGGGTTCCTTTCCTGATCGCCTTTTTAGTCGGAATCGCCGCCGCGATCCTGATCCAGTATCTTCTCAAATCGCCGCTCGGATTCCTCCTCCCGATCATCGCCGTAACCGTGCTGGGGATATACTACCTGACGCAGCGGCAGATCGTCCCGGTCTGGCTCCCGCTGATCTTCTCGATCATGATCGGTACCGTCTTCGGCCTGATCAACGGCTTCGGCGTCGCCAAGCTTCACCTGCACGCGTTTATTATCACGCTGGGGACCCAGCTGATCGCCTACGGCACGACCTGTATTTATATCGACAGTCAGAAAGGCGGCGCGCAGCCGCTCTCCTCGCTCGACAGTCAGTACTCCAGAATCGTCACCGGAAAAATCCAGCTCGGGAATACGCTTTATATCCCCTATCTCGTGATCTACTTCGCGATCGCCGCCTTCGTGCTGCATATCATCTGGACCCGCACCACGATCGGAAAGAACATGTTCGCGATCGGCGGCAATACGGAAGCGGCGGAAGTTTCCGGCGTCAATATCTCCCGCTCAATTCTATATGTCTACCTGATTTCCGGGGTCCTTTACGGAATCGCCTCGTACCTCGAAGCGGCGCGCGTCGGTTCGGTCACGACCCAGACCGGTTTGAACTATGAACTGGACGCGATTTCCGGCTGCGTGATCGGCGGCGTATCCTTTACCGGAGGCGTCGGGACGATTCCCGGCGTTGTCATCGGCGTTATTATTCTTCAGGTCATCAACTACGCGCTCTACTATCTCGGCGTTAACGCCTATCTCCAATACATCATCAAGGGCCTGATTATCATTCTGGCCGTCTCGATCGACGTTCGGAAATACCTGAAGAAGAAATAA
- a CDS encoding ABC transporter permease, which translates to MIRLNNLSKIILTVLVMALLAVWFYTLEQDPRGNGYVITILERSAIYAIVAVAMNLMNGFTGLFSLGQAGFMAIGAYIVGVLTIPVAARPNVYYISGIAPWLANVEVHYLIALLIGGLLAAAIAALIGVLILKLRSDYLAIATLGFAEIIRAVIASPQMDTITNGSYGLKKILRFDTIFTPFILAGICIFLMVLILRSSYGRAFLAIREDEIAAEAMGINLFRHKELSFVISSFFTGVAGGLLAMFMGSIDSGTFRVTLTYDILLIVVLGGMGSVSGSVLASFLVTGGREFLRFFDEPLAIAGVSVPLFRPGFRMVIFSVLLMIVVLFYRKGIMGDREFSWDAAAGLLNRLLPKRTEARGQGGSHDK; encoded by the coding sequence ATGATCCGACTGAACAACCTTTCAAAAATAATTCTCACGGTTCTTGTCATGGCGCTGCTGGCGGTCTGGTTTTACACGCTGGAGCAGGACCCACGCGGAAACGGTTATGTGATTACGATTCTCGAACGGTCGGCGATTTACGCGATTGTCGCCGTGGCGATGAACCTGATGAACGGGTTCACCGGTCTCTTTTCGTTAGGGCAGGCCGGGTTCATGGCGATTGGCGCTTATATCGTTGGCGTGCTGACGATTCCGGTTGCGGCCCGTCCGAATGTCTACTATATCAGTGGAATTGCCCCGTGGCTCGCGAACGTTGAAGTGCATTATCTGATCGCGCTGCTGATCGGCGGGCTGCTCGCCGCGGCGATTGCGGCGCTGATCGGGGTACTGATCTTAAAGCTGCGTTCGGATTATCTGGCGATTGCGACGCTGGGGTTCGCCGAGATTATCCGCGCGGTTATCGCCAGTCCGCAGATGGACACGATTACGAACGGGTCCTATGGATTGAAGAAAATCCTTCGCTTCGATACGATTTTTACGCCGTTTATTCTGGCGGGAATCTGTATTTTCCTGATGGTCCTGATTTTACGCAGCTCATACGGCAGAGCGTTCCTGGCGATTCGCGAGGACGAGATCGCCGCTGAAGCGATGGGGATCAATCTTTTCAGGCATAAAGAATTATCCTTCGTGATCAGTTCGTTTTTTACCGGCGTGGCGGGCGGATTGCTGGCGATGTTTATGGGGTCGATCGATTCCGGAACGTTCCGCGTGACGCTGACGTACGATATTCTGCTGATCGTCGTGCTGGGGGGGATGGGGTCGGTCAGCGGCTCGGTCCTGGCGTCGTTCCTGGTTACCGGCGGACGTGAATTCCTGCGCTTTTTTGACGAGCCGCTGGCGATCGCGGGCGTGAGCGTTCCGCTTTTCCGGCCGGGATTCCGGATGGTTATTTTTTCGGTTCTTTTGATGATCGTTGTTCTCTTTTACCGGAAGGGGATCATGGGCGACCGGGAGTTCAGTTGGGACGCAGCCGCGGGGCTCCTGAACCGCCTGCTTCCGAAACGGACTGAGGCGCGGGGGCAGGGAGGTTCGCATGACAAATAA
- a CDS encoding ABC transporter ATP-binding protein: protein MTNNAAPILRVENCTMQFGGVVAVDNFSMEVFPNEIVALIGPNGAGKTTAFNFITGVYEPTNGRVFFDGELMVANRPQGKMRRLYQGDPNQICSDVVRKTPDQITRLGMARTFQNIRLFKHLTVFDNVLAAMHLHLASNFFMAALRLNFAEEKRMREEAAALLEMQGLYHVKDKIASSLPYGQQRRIEIARALATKPRFLLLDEPAAGMNPQETDELSAFIKKTKEDFNLTVFLIEHHMTLVMDISDRIYVLDFGRKIAEGIPSEIQENEHVIAAYLGVEDA from the coding sequence ATGACAAATAACGCCGCGCCAATTTTGCGTGTAGAAAATTGTACGATGCAATTCGGCGGGGTCGTCGCCGTCGATAACTTCTCGATGGAGGTTTTTCCGAACGAGATCGTGGCGCTGATCGGGCCGAACGGCGCGGGGAAGACGACCGCGTTCAACTTTATTACCGGCGTTTACGAGCCGACGAACGGCCGCGTTTTCTTCGACGGGGAGCTGATGGTCGCGAATCGTCCGCAGGGAAAAATGCGCAGGCTGTACCAGGGCGATCCCAACCAGATTTGCAGCGACGTCGTTCGGAAAACGCCGGATCAGATTACCAGATTGGGTATGGCTCGGACGTTCCAGAATATCCGCCTGTTTAAGCATCTGACTGTTTTTGATAACGTTCTGGCGGCAATGCATTTGCACCTGGCGAGTAACTTCTTTATGGCGGCGCTGCGGTTGAATTTTGCCGAGGAAAAGCGGATGCGCGAGGAGGCGGCCGCGCTGCTGGAGATGCAGGGGCTGTACCATGTTAAAGATAAAATTGCGTCGTCGCTTCCCTACGGTCAGCAGCGGCGAATCGAGATCGCGCGGGCGTTGGCGACGAAACCGCGCTTCCTGCTGCTGGACGAGCCGGCGGCGGGAATGAATCCGCAGGAAACGGACGAACTTTCGGCGTTTATTAAAAAGACGAAGGAAGATTTCAACCTGACCGTTTTCCTGATTGAACATCATATGACTCTTGTCATGGATATTTCCGACCGGATTTACGTTCTCGATTTCGGACGCAAGATCGCGGAAGGAATTCCGTCTGAAATTCAGGAAAATGAACATGTTATCGCGGCTTATCTGGGGGTGGAGGATGCTTAA
- a CDS encoding galactose/methyl galactoside ABC transporter ATP-binding protein MglA translates to MSEYILEMTDIDKTFPGVKALNHAQLNVRPGTVHALMGENGAGKSTLMKCLFGVYIEDSGEIRIDGKSVRFTNPKQALDNGVAMVHQELNQVLQRSVMENIWLGRFPLKFGLVDHDKMLSETKRVFEDLDIRVNPAMTIGKLSVAQRQMVEIAKAVSYNARILVLDEPTSSLTEQEVDHLFRIIAKLRTQGIGIIYISHKMEEILRISDEVTIMRDGQWVATRDAKSLSTDEIIQLMVGRELTNRYPQKTNAPGETILNVVSLTGKYQPTCTDVTFDLRKGEVLGIAGLVGSRRTELLETIFGIRTRESGEITLYDTNGLGKKVWNKDSNQAIRNGFALITEERRATGIFGGLSVSFNSIIANIKNYAKGFLLSNKSIGKDTQWVIDAMNVKTPSQYTHIRDLSGGNQQKVIIGRWLLTNPEILLLDEPTRGIDVGAKYEIYQLILNLANDGKGIIMVSSEMPELLGICDRIAVLSNGILAGILDREEATQEKILALAAKYI, encoded by the coding sequence ATGTCTGAATATATCCTGGAAATGACCGATATCGATAAAACCTTTCCCGGGGTCAAAGCCTTAAATCATGCGCAGCTCAACGTCCGTCCCGGAACCGTCCATGCGTTGATGGGGGAAAACGGCGCCGGTAAATCCACCTTAATGAAGTGCCTCTTCGGCGTTTATATCGAAGACAGCGGAGAAATTCGAATCGACGGGAAGTCGGTCCGCTTCACCAACCCCAAGCAGGCGCTCGACAACGGCGTCGCCATGGTTCATCAGGAGCTCAATCAGGTCCTGCAGCGATCCGTCATGGAAAATATCTGGTTAGGCCGCTTCCCGCTGAAGTTCGGCCTCGTGGATCATGACAAAATGCTTTCCGAAACGAAGCGCGTCTTCGAAGACCTCGATATCCGTGTGAATCCGGCGATGACGATCGGAAAGCTATCCGTCGCTCAGCGACAGATGGTCGAGATCGCCAAAGCCGTATCCTATAACGCCCGGATCCTCGTTCTCGACGAACCGACCTCGTCCCTGACGGAACAGGAAGTCGACCACCTCTTCCGAATTATTGCCAAACTCCGCACGCAGGGGATCGGAATTATCTATATTTCGCATAAAATGGAGGAAATCCTCCGGATCTCAGACGAAGTCACGATCATGCGCGACGGACAGTGGGTCGCGACCCGCGACGCCAAATCGCTCAGCACCGACGAGATTATCCAGCTGATGGTCGGACGCGAATTGACCAACCGCTATCCGCAGAAAACCAACGCCCCCGGCGAAACGATCCTCAACGTCGTCAGCCTGACCGGCAAATACCAACCGACCTGCACGGACGTTACGTTCGACCTCCGCAAAGGCGAAGTCCTCGGGATCGCCGGTCTCGTCGGCTCCCGTCGGACCGAACTCCTCGAAACGATTTTCGGTATCCGGACGCGCGAATCCGGCGAAATAACCCTTTACGATACGAACGGGCTCGGGAAAAAAGTCTGGAATAAAGACTCAAATCAGGCAATCCGCAACGGCTTCGCGCTCATTACCGAAGAACGGCGCGCGACCGGTATTTTCGGCGGGCTCAGCGTTTCCTTCAACTCCATCATCGCGAACATCAAAAACTACGCGAAAGGATTCCTCCTTTCGAATAAATCAATCGGGAAGGACACCCAATGGGTCATCGACGCAATGAACGTCAAGACCCCGTCGCAGTACACCCATATCCGCGACCTCTCCGGCGGCAATCAGCAGAAGGTCATTATCGGCCGCTGGCTGCTGACCAATCCGGAAATCCTGCTGCTCGACGAACCGACGCGCGGAATCGACGTCGGCGCGAAGTACGAAATCTACCAGCTAATCCTCAATCTCGCGAACGACGGGAAAGGAATTATCATGGTTTCGTCAGAGATGCCCGAGCTGCTCGGGATCTGCGACCGGATCGCCGTGCTGTCGAATGGGATCCTCGCCGGGATTCTCGATCGGGAAGAAGCGACGCAGGAAAAAATCCTCGCGCTCGCGGCAAAATACATTTAA
- a CDS encoding ABC transporter ATP-binding protein: protein MLKVENLEVAYGGIQALRGISFEVPEGRIVTLIGANGAGKSTTLRSSVGLVRVRSGKIIFDGNDITNQPTHKTIAAGIATVPEGRRIFASMSVLENLKIGAYLRTDAAEIRRDLDWVYDLFPRLKERSWQSAGTLSGGEQQMLAVGRALMSRPKMVMMDEPSLGLAPKVVQGIFAIIKRINEMGVTILLVEQNANMALRTADYAYVLETGKITMHGPGRELAQNAEIREAYLGKQPSRRGVVQ, encoded by the coding sequence ATGCTTAAAGTTGAAAATCTCGAAGTCGCGTATGGCGGGATCCAGGCGCTCCGCGGAATTTCGTTCGAGGTCCCCGAAGGCAGGATCGTAACGCTGATCGGGGCGAACGGCGCGGGAAAGAGTACGACGCTCCGTTCTTCGGTCGGACTGGTCCGGGTCAGGAGCGGAAAAATTATCTTTGACGGGAACGATATTACGAACCAGCCGACGCATAAAACGATCGCCGCCGGAATTGCGACGGTTCCCGAAGGACGGCGGATTTTCGCGAGTATGTCGGTCTTGGAGAACCTGAAAATCGGGGCGTACTTAAGGACCGACGCCGCGGAAATCAGGAGGGATCTGGATTGGGTCTACGATCTTTTTCCGCGATTGAAGGAGCGCAGCTGGCAATCGGCCGGGACGCTTTCCGGCGGAGAACAGCAGATGCTGGCTGTCGGGCGCGCGTTGATGAGCCGGCCGAAGATGGTCATGATGGACGAGCCGTCGTTAGGACTGGCGCCGAAGGTCGTTCAGGGGATTTTCGCGATTATTAAGCGGATTAACGAAATGGGCGTGACGATCCTTTTGGTTGAGCAGAACGCGAATATGGCGCTGCGCACGGCGGATTACGCGTACGTCCTGGAGACCGGGAAGATTACGATGCATGGCCCCGGGCGCGAGCTGGCGCAGAACGCGGAGATTCGCGAGGCGTATCTCGGTAAACAGCCGTCCAGACGCGGCGTTGTCCAATAA